A stretch of Brassica napus cultivar Da-Ae chromosome C6, Da-Ae, whole genome shotgun sequence DNA encodes these proteins:
- the LOC125589095 gene encoding MLP-like protein 31: MAEATSLVGKLEADVEIKASAGKFHDMFAGRQGEWLEATPGKIKSCELLEGDWGKLASVVLWNYVHDGEAAMTKKRVEAVDPEKNLIKFRVIEGDMMKDFKSFVSTIQVIPKHGEPGSVVKWHMEYEKIIVDAGHPETILQLAVEISKDIDEYLLAEE, from the exons ATGGCGGAAGCGACTAGTTTGGTGGGAAAGCTTGAGGCAGATGTGGAGATCAAAGCTTCTGCTGGAAAGTTCCATGACATGTTCGCAGGAAGACAAGGCGAATGGCTTGAAGCAACTCCAGGCAAGATCAAGAGTTGTGAGTTACTAGAAGGCGACTGGGGCAAACTCGCTTCAGTGGTCCTCTGGAACTACGTTCAtg ATGGAGAGGCAGCAATGACCAAGAAGAGGGTCGAGGcagtggatccagagaagaacCTGATCAAGTTCAGGGTTATAGAAGGTGATATGATGAAAGATTTCAAGAGTTTTGTGTCCACAATCCAAGTGATCCCTAAACATGGAGAGCCTGGTAGTGTTGTGAAATGGCACATGGAGTACGAGAAAATAATCGTAGACGCTGGTCACCCTGAAACTATCCTCCAGCTTGCTGTTGAAATTTCAAAAGATATCGATGAATATCTCTTGGCAGAAGAGTAG